A single genomic interval of Picosynechococcus sp. PCC 7003 harbors:
- a CDS encoding argininosuccinate synthase, translated as MGRAEKVVLAYSGGVDTSVCIPYLMHEWGVKEVITLAADLGQGEELGPIKQKALDSGAVISLVEDGREEFITDYAFPAIKANALYENRYPLATALARPLIAKMLVRAAEKYGADAVAHGCTAKGNDQVRFDLGILAQNPEIKVLAPAREWGMSREETIAYGEKFGIPSPVKKSSPFSIDKNLLGRSIEAGPLEDPMCEPPEEVFEMVKAISDTPDEPEYLEIGFEKGAPVTVNGEALGPVDLIAKLNEIVGNHGVGRIDMIENRVVGIKSREIYESPAMCVLVDAHRDLESLTLTADVTQYKRGMEQTYSELIYRGLWFSPLKQAVDAFIEQTQERVTGVVRLKLHKGTARIVGRRSEKSIYTPDLATYGADDKFNHESAEGFIYIWGLPTRVWAQANK; from the coding sequence ATGGGTCGCGCAGAAAAAGTTGTCCTCGCCTATTCCGGCGGTGTCGATACATCCGTTTGTATTCCCTATCTCATGCACGAATGGGGCGTAAAGGAAGTAATTACCCTTGCCGCAGATTTAGGACAGGGCGAGGAGCTAGGCCCGATTAAACAAAAAGCCTTAGATTCTGGGGCTGTGATTTCCCTCGTTGAAGATGGCCGCGAAGAATTTATTACCGATTACGCTTTCCCCGCGATTAAAGCCAATGCCCTCTACGAAAATCGCTATCCCCTGGCTACCGCTTTAGCGCGTCCCCTCATTGCGAAAATGCTCGTCCGTGCCGCCGAAAAATATGGGGCTGATGCCGTAGCGCACGGTTGTACCGCCAAAGGGAATGACCAAGTGCGGTTTGATTTGGGTATTTTGGCGCAGAATCCTGAAATCAAAGTGCTCGCACCCGCGCGGGAATGGGGCATGAGTCGGGAAGAGACGATCGCCTACGGTGAAAAATTTGGTATTCCGTCTCCGGTGAAAAAGTCTTCTCCTTTCAGTATCGATAAAAACTTGCTCGGTCGCAGTATTGAAGCTGGCCCCCTCGAAGATCCCATGTGCGAACCCCCCGAAGAAGTTTTTGAAATGGTAAAAGCCATTTCTGACACCCCCGACGAACCGGAATATTTAGAGATTGGCTTTGAAAAAGGTGCCCCAGTGACGGTGAATGGCGAAGCCCTTGGCCCTGTAGATTTGATTGCGAAATTGAATGAAATCGTCGGTAATCACGGTGTTGGTCGCATTGACATGATCGAAAACCGTGTTGTGGGGATTAAATCCCGCGAAATTTATGAATCCCCGGCGATGTGTGTGCTTGTGGATGCCCACCGTGATTTAGAGAGTTTAACCCTCACCGCCGATGTGACCCAATATAAGCGCGGCATGGAGCAAACTTATTCTGAGTTAATTTATCGCGGTTTGTGGTTCTCGCCCCTGAAGCAAGCGGTGGATGCGTTTATCGAGCAAACTCAAGAACGGGTTACGGGCGTTGTTCGTCTCAAACTCCACAAAGGAACAGCGCGGATTGTCGGTCGTCGTTCTGAGAAATCTATTTATACGCCGGATTTGGCAACCTACGGGGCGGACGACAAGTTTAACCACGAGTCGGCGGAAGGGTTTATTTATATTTGGGGGCTGCCTACCCGCGTTTGGGCCCAGGCGAATAAGTAA
- a CDS encoding orange carotenoid protein N-terminal domain-containing protein: MPYTLDAARNIFPSTLTADVVPATSARFSQLSAEDQLALIWFAYLEMGKSITIAAPGAANMQFAESTLLQIKQLSFKDQAQVMCDLANRIDTPINRTYATWSVNIKLGFWYRLGEWMEEGSVAPIPSGYKLSANASAVLDTIRSLEPGQQITVLRNAVVDMGFDPAKMEGYQRVSEPVVVPTEIAQREKIEIEGVDNPTINQYMTNLNANDFSALISLFAEDGALQPPFQRPIVGKDAVLRFFQEECQNLKLNPKKGVVEPTDDGYTQIKVTGTCQTPWFGAEVGMNIAWRFLLNPEGKIFFVAVDLLASAKELLNLVRK, from the coding sequence ATGCCTTATACTCTCGATGCAGCAAGAAACATTTTCCCCAGTACATTAACTGCGGATGTTGTGCCGGCCACCAGTGCTCGGTTTAGTCAGCTGAGTGCAGAGGATCAACTGGCATTAATTTGGTTTGCTTACCTGGAAATGGGTAAGTCAATTACCATTGCTGCTCCTGGTGCGGCAAATATGCAGTTTGCAGAATCTACTCTTTTGCAAATCAAGCAGCTCTCTTTTAAAGATCAAGCCCAGGTAATGTGCGACTTAGCCAACCGTATCGATACGCCCATTAACCGCACCTATGCGACTTGGTCTGTAAATATTAAGCTCGGTTTCTGGTATCGCCTCGGTGAATGGATGGAAGAAGGTAGTGTCGCGCCGATTCCTTCTGGTTATAAGCTGTCTGCCAATGCTTCTGCGGTTTTAGATACGATTCGTAGCCTTGAACCTGGTCAACAAATTACGGTTCTGAGAAATGCCGTCGTTGATATGGGTTTTGACCCAGCCAAGATGGAAGGCTATCAGCGTGTTTCTGAGCCGGTTGTTGTGCCGACGGAAATTGCCCAGCGGGAAAAAATCGAAATTGAAGGTGTCGATAACCCCACGATTAACCAGTACATGACCAACCTCAATGCCAATGATTTTTCGGCATTGATCAGTCTCTTTGCTGAAGATGGTGCGCTACAGCCGCCGTTCCAGCGTCCGATTGTCGGCAAAGATGCGGTATTACGCTTCTTCCAAGAGGAATGTCAAAACCTAAAACTCAATCCGAAGAAAGGGGTTGTTGAGCCCACTGACGATGGCTATACCCAGATTAAAGTGACTGGCACCTGTCAAACGCCTTGGTTTGGTGCAGAAGTGGGCATGAATATTGCTTGGCGCTTCCTCCTCAATCCTGAAGGAAAAATTTTCTTTGTGGCCGTTGATTTGCTCGCATCTGCGAAGGAACTCCTCAACCTTGTGCGCAAGTAG
- a CDS encoding endonuclease domain-containing protein gives MEKQCLAMPRKIHPYNPILKERARQLRKTMTRGEVILWQHLRKKQILGVSFLRQRPIDQFIVDFYCKDWMLAIEIDGSSHDSLAAQERDAYRQAKLEALGVSFLRFSEYDAQNHPEAIVETITEWLLAHPKKSSLEGGGRRPEGAILPYEGN, from the coding sequence ATGGAAAAACAGTGTCTTGCCATGCCCCGCAAAATACATCCATATAATCCCATCCTGAAAGAACGCGCCCGCCAACTCCGCAAAACCATGACCAGAGGCGAAGTAATCCTCTGGCAACACCTCCGCAAAAAACAAATCCTCGGTGTCAGCTTTCTACGCCAACGTCCCATCGACCAATTTATCGTTGACTTCTATTGCAAAGATTGGATGCTCGCTATCGAAATTGACGGCAGTAGCCACGATAGCCTCGCTGCCCAAGAACGAGACGCTTATCGCCAAGCTAAACTTGAAGCCCTAGGCGTTTCTTTTCTCCGCTTCAGCGAATACGATGCCCAAAATCACCCAGAGGCAATTGTTGAAACAATTACAGAATGGCTTCTCGCCCACCCCAAAAAATCCTCCCTAGAGGGAGGTGGTCGAAGACCGGAGGGTGCCATTCTCCCTTATGAGGGGAACTAG
- a CDS encoding fatty acid desaturase → MRQEEGLGLLWAIAIFSAWLGSAVYWLSHPLMALSWPGIVAGICVRTFFHTGLFILAHDAMHGNLLPSSPRWNHRLGHWGVNLYACLSYQDCIRNHAQHHRHPAQPGDPDFHNGRHRHLLLWYWHFMGKYLAWRQFWGFVLIFGAIALPLNVLGHVPYENFFVFCLLPIFLSSWQLFFFGTYLPHRDRRSLPKPSIKPSLGWRIWSFLSCYHFGTFHEEHHRHPHKPWFRLPGHGIS, encoded by the coding sequence ATGCGGCAAGAAGAGGGTCTGGGATTATTATGGGCGATCGCCATTTTCTCGGCTTGGCTGGGAAGTGCTGTGTATTGGTTAAGCCATCCGTTAATGGCACTTTCCTGGCCTGGAATTGTTGCAGGAATTTGCGTCAGAACCTTTTTCCATACGGGTTTATTTATTTTGGCCCACGATGCCATGCACGGTAATTTGTTGCCGAGTTCTCCCCGTTGGAACCATCGTCTGGGGCATTGGGGGGTCAATCTGTATGCCTGTTTGTCCTACCAAGACTGTATCCGCAACCATGCCCAACACCATCGCCACCCTGCTCAACCGGGGGATCCAGATTTTCATAATGGACGGCACCGCCACCTGCTGCTGTGGTACTGGCATTTTATGGGGAAATATTTAGCGTGGCGACAATTCTGGGGGTTTGTGCTAATTTTCGGGGCGATCGCCTTGCCGTTAAATGTGCTGGGCCATGTGCCCTACGAAAATTTTTTTGTGTTTTGTCTGCTGCCGATTTTTCTGAGTTCTTGGCAACTATTTTTCTTTGGGACTTATCTGCCCCACCGCGATCGCCGCTCTCTGCCTAAACCCAGCATTAAACCGTCGCTTGGGTGGCGAATTTGGTCATTTTTAAGCTGTTACCATTTCGGCACGTTCCATGAAGAACACCATCGTCATCCCCACAAACCTTGGTTTAGGCTGCCGGGTCACGGTATTTCTTAA
- a CDS encoding ribonuclease Z, whose protein sequence is MEITFLGTSSGVPTRARNVSSVALRLPQRAEAWLFDCGEGTQHQLLRSDIRSSQISRIFITHMHGDHIFGLMGLIASMGLAGTGHPLEIYGPPGLEAYLRACEKYSYMRIGDRLRVHQVKPGLVFEDKEFRVSCLPLKHRVTAFGYRVAEKDRPGKFNLPKAQKLGIPPGPVYGDLKKGKIVTLDDGRIINGSELCGQPEIGRKMVYCTDTVFCEAAVELAQDADVLIHEATFAHKDAEMAFDRLHSTSTMAAQVALLAQVKQLIMTHFSPRYMPGNELTLDDLLAEAQAIFPNTIMAKDFLNYAIPRRKALVQSLH, encoded by the coding sequence ATGGAAATCACATTTTTAGGAACCAGTTCTGGCGTGCCGACGCGGGCGCGAAATGTATCGAGTGTGGCGTTGAGATTACCACAGCGGGCCGAGGCATGGCTCTTTGACTGTGGCGAAGGGACGCAACATCAACTTTTAAGAAGTGATATTCGTTCATCCCAAATTAGCCGCATTTTTATCACTCACATGCACGGCGATCATATCTTTGGGCTAATGGGTTTGATCGCCAGCATGGGCCTCGCGGGAACGGGACATCCCTTAGAAATTTATGGCCCCCCCGGTTTAGAGGCATATCTCCGGGCCTGCGAAAAATATTCTTACATGCGCATTGGCGATCGCCTGCGCGTCCATCAAGTCAAACCCGGTTTAGTCTTTGAAGATAAAGAGTTTCGAGTAAGCTGTTTACCCCTCAAACATCGCGTCACCGCCTTTGGCTATCGCGTTGCTGAAAAGGATCGTCCTGGCAAATTTAACCTCCCTAAAGCACAAAAGTTAGGGATTCCTCCCGGCCCTGTTTATGGCGATCTGAAAAAAGGAAAAATCGTTACCCTCGACGATGGCAGAATTATTAACGGCTCTGAGCTTTGTGGTCAACCGGAAATTGGCCGCAAGATGGTCTATTGTACTGACACCGTTTTTTGTGAGGCGGCGGTGGAGTTGGCCCAGGATGCTGATGTCCTAATTCACGAGGCAACTTTCGCCCACAAGGATGCAGAGATGGCCTTTGATCGTCTCCATTCCACCTCGACAATGGCCGCCCAGGTGGCGCTTTTAGCCCAAGTGAAGCAACTGATCATGACCCACTTTAGTCCCCGTTACATGCCGGGGAATGAGCTAACCCTAGATGATCTTTTAGCTGAGGCCCAGGCCATTTTTCCGAATACAATCATGGCGAAGGATTTTTTAAACTATGCGATTCCGCGTCGCAAGGCTTTAGTCCAGAGCTTACATTAG
- a CDS encoding type IV pilin-like G/H family protein translates to MKNFTFKLLQQLNKKKADKGFTLIELLVVIIIIGILSAIALPAFLNQAAKARQSEAKQALASLNKAQQAYYLEEQEFSDTIGRLGLGLSGGTENYSYGATAANAAGAGNANFDTTDSDATIFAISSDQQAVRDYVAGAVIFTEDGNTTTTTGLCEENDATFRTAAAATTADITLTPTATTPDAAVACANSDPL, encoded by the coding sequence ATGAAAAATTTTACTTTCAAACTTCTGCAACAACTCAACAAGAAGAAAGCTGACAAAGGTTTTACTCTGATTGAACTGCTCGTTGTTATCATCATCATCGGTATTCTGTCTGCTATCGCCCTACCTGCATTCTTGAACCAGGCTGCTAAAGCACGTCAATCTGAAGCAAAACAGGCTCTTGCTTCTTTGAACAAAGCTCAGCAAGCTTACTATTTAGAGGAACAAGAGTTCTCCGACACAATTGGTCGTCTTGGCCTTGGCCTTTCTGGTGGAACAGAAAACTACTCCTATGGAGCTACTGCGGCTAATGCTGCAGGTGCAGGTAATGCTAATTTTGATACGACGGATAGTGATGCTACGATTTTCGCAATCTCTAGTGATCAACAGGCAGTAAGAGATTATGTGGCTGGGGCAGTCATATTCACAGAGGATGGAAATACAACCACTACCACAGGTCTCTGTGAAGAAAATGACGCTACATTCAGAACTGCGGCTGCTGCCACGACTGCAGATATTACCCTTACACCTACAGCAACAACTCCTGATGCAGCGGTTGCTTGTGCTAACTCTGACCCTCTCTAA
- a CDS encoding TldD/PmbA family protein — METILAGYKDQLTDLIQQYKNQVDFLSIRLEQAAGSSIVLRSNKIETLSESTSLGGQVRVCHKGGWGFAAFNNLENLKLRIEEAIAAAILIGDDETILAPIDPIQAVCTLPLSGTDPRQIPLQRKKELCDRYSDLLLSHSGKIASTKVSYGDSTQHIILATSEGTLIEQSWVDLEMRFSATARNGETVQTGRETTGSRKAYEDLENLDAQVKGAAQRAVNSLTLPAAKGGTYTVVIDPILTGLFVHEAFGHLSEADMAYENPDLLETMSMGRQFGGEDLQIFDGAAPEGHRGSYSYDDEGVPASTTQLIKDGKLVGRLHSRETAGKLDEQPTGNARCLNYHYPPIVRMTNTWIERGQTPVADLPTDIKEGVYAKNWLGGMTNGEMFTFSAGEAWMIRDGKIAEPVKDVTLSGNVFKTLKNIEAIADDFYWDESGGCGKGGQSGLPVGCGGSSLRIRDVVVG; from the coding sequence ATGGAAACGATTTTGGCTGGGTACAAGGATCAATTGACGGATTTGATCCAACAGTATAAAAATCAGGTGGATTTTTTGTCGATCCGTTTGGAACAAGCGGCCGGTAGCAGTATTGTTTTGCGGTCAAATAAGATCGAGACCCTCAGTGAAAGTACTTCCCTTGGGGGCCAGGTGCGGGTCTGCCATAAAGGGGGTTGGGGGTTCGCGGCCTTTAATAATTTAGAAAATCTTAAACTCCGCATTGAAGAGGCGATCGCCGCCGCGATTTTAATCGGTGACGACGAAACCATTTTGGCTCCCATTGACCCAATCCAAGCGGTTTGCACTCTACCCCTAAGCGGCACCGACCCCCGCCAAATCCCACTCCAACGGAAAAAAGAATTATGCGATCGCTACAGTGATCTTCTCTTGAGCCACAGCGGCAAAATTGCCAGTACCAAGGTGAGCTATGGCGACAGCACCCAGCATATAATTCTGGCGACTTCAGAAGGCACCCTCATCGAACAGTCCTGGGTTGATCTGGAAATGCGTTTTTCGGCCACAGCCCGTAATGGTGAAACGGTTCAAACCGGGCGAGAAACCACCGGCTCCCGCAAAGCCTACGAAGATCTCGAAAACCTTGATGCACAGGTCAAAGGCGCAGCCCAGCGGGCCGTTAATTCATTGACCCTCCCCGCAGCCAAAGGCGGCACCTATACCGTTGTCATTGACCCAATTTTGACCGGGCTATTTGTCCACGAAGCTTTTGGCCATCTTTCCGAGGCAGATATGGCCTACGAAAACCCCGACCTCCTCGAAACCATGAGCATGGGCCGGCAATTTGGTGGGGAGGATCTCCAGATTTTTGACGGAGCCGCACCGGAAGGCCATCGCGGCAGTTATTCATATGATGACGAAGGTGTTCCTGCCAGCACGACGCAATTGATCAAAGACGGTAAACTCGTGGGCCGCCTTCATTCCCGCGAAACCGCTGGCAAACTCGACGAACAGCCCACCGGCAACGCTCGCTGCTTGAACTATCACTATCCGCCCATCGTCCGCATGACAAATACCTGGATCGAACGGGGTCAAACGCCCGTTGCTGATTTGCCCACGGACATCAAAGAAGGGGTGTATGCGAAAAACTGGCTTGGCGGCATGACCAACGGCGAAATGTTTACCTTTAGTGCTGGAGAAGCCTGGATGATTCGCGATGGCAAAATTGCTGAACCCGTCAAGGATGTGACCCTCTCTGGCAACGTCTTTAAAACCTTAAAAAATATTGAGGCGATCGCCGACGATTTTTACTGGGACGAATCCGGCGGTTGCGGCAAAGGCGGCCAAAGTGGTTTGCCCGTCGGTTGTGGTGGCTCTTCCCTGCGCATCCGTGATGTCGTCGTCGGCTAA
- a CDS encoding 4a-hydroxytetrahydrobiopterin dehydratase, translating into MATRLTDTEIQAQLSQFSEWSQVDNKIQRLFKFKNFVEAVDFVNQLVEPAEAADHHPDIEISYNKVTVNLTTHDAGGLTQKDFDLAGTFNQL; encoded by the coding sequence ATGGCAACCCGATTGACCGACACCGAAATCCAAGCGCAACTGAGCCAATTTTCTGAATGGTCACAAGTTGATAACAAAATCCAGCGTCTCTTCAAATTCAAAAACTTTGTTGAGGCCGTTGACTTTGTGAACCAACTCGTCGAACCTGCCGAAGCCGCTGACCACCACCCCGACATCGAAATTTCCTACAACAAAGTTACTGTAAACCTCACCACCCATGACGCTGGTGGCCTCACCCAGAAAGATTTTGATCTTGCCGGAACCTTCAATCAACTGTAA